AATGTTTACTAAACCAAATTGGCCTACCATATAGTGAATAGATTATGGCCATGCCGCTTCCGCCAAAATTCAAGATACCCCAGATAGACATGCATGATGGGTCCAAAGATTTGTAAACCATTTGGAGAACTTCAAGGCCCAAATCACGCTTCATGGTTTTTCAGGGGAGATTGTGTGCTGAGTTTTTCCTTTGACCCTAAAGGGAACAACAAGGGGTGGTTTGGAACCCTCAAACCCAGGTCAATAAGCAGTTTTGAGGAGTTGACTAAATAATTCCTAACCCAGCTTATGCCCAGCAGGAGGCGTCGTCGCCCAACCGCCTATCTGCTAAcagtaaaacaaaaagaagatgagaacTTGAAGACCGACCTTAGTTGCTTCAACAAAGAAAGGTTAATAATAGACGACTAGGATGACAAAATTACTCTCGCCGCCCTCCTAGGCGGAATTTGGTCACGAAGTCCCTTTGTGGCAGAGCTAGCCAGAAAGACTCCTTCCACCCTTAGGGAGTTTATGGATAGGGCGGATGACTTCATTAATACCGAAGACACACTGCAGGCTCTAGTGGATCCATGAAAAGAGGACAACAAGGTTGAACGGAGGAGCGAACAGGTTAACAGAAAAACTGGTGCAAGTTAGCAAGTAAGGAGGAAAGAAAGGCGACCAGCTCACGACCCCAAATTAATACATAGCAATTTAAATGTATGGGAATAAGAAAATGAGAGTAAAGAGTGACATCAACTTAAGGCAGATAGTCGCTATTACAAGTACCACCAGACTGGGTCACACTGGACTGAGGACTGCACAATTATAAAGAAAAGAGTAATTAAGCTGACGGGAACAGGAGAGTTGGAGCGGATGGTAGTAGAATGCTCAAAACCCAGGAGACACTAGGAGTCCAGGTGGGGTACTAGGAGGAGTAGCAGCCCTGAGCAACAAAGGCAATATCAAACCGAGGGCCACTGAAACAACAGGGACAGGGTGCCCTTAAAGGGCGATAGGAATAGGGCGCCCATAGGATAGATTCGGACGATAATAGGGGGTTTTGCTTGGGGAGGCATATCCACATCTAGTAGGAAGGTGTATGCATGGAGGGCAAGGTATGAAGAAGTATATGTGACAAACAGAGCCCCTAAGCACCAAAGGCTTAGTAACCAAATGGTAGTGTCTTTTGGGGAGGAGGACCGGGAAGGAGTGTTGTATCCACACGATGATGCTTTAGTGGTCACCCTTGTGATAGCAAACTACACAAGTAGGTGGGTACTAATCGACAATGGGAGCTCTGCAGATATACTGTTCTGGGAAGCGTTCATCAAAATGGATATCAGTGCCAATAAGTTGAGGCCCTCCCCAACACCAGTGAAGGGTTTCTCTGGAGACACAATACAACCTGATGGGGGTATCATAGTCCCTGTAACAGCAAGGACTGGGGCGTTGACAGCTACCACCATGACCGACTTCTTGATTGTAAAGACCCTGTCCTCCTACAACGCAATATTGGGAAGACTAACACTCAACCATCTCAAGGCAGTGACATCCACATACTACCTCAAGATGAAGTTTCCAACGGATAGTGGGGTCGTAGAGTTGCGAGGTGATCAATCTCTAGTACATGAATGTTATGTACAAGAGTTAAGAGATAGTTGAAGAAAACGAAGCACTCGTACCACCCCTTCCACCACATTTGGTTGTGGCTGTGGAAAAAGGCTTAGAGGTTAGAGATGAGCAGAAGCAGCAACATGCCGAGACTAATGAGCTGTTGGAACTTGTGACGCCGTATCCTGACTGCCCTGGGACCACTACATGAATTGGGACCCAAGTGCCACCAAAGGATAGAGAAGCCCTTAAGCAACTGCTGATAGAACACATGGATGTGTTTGCATGGAGTCATGAAGACATGCTTGGCATAGACAATAACATCATTGAACACCGCCTGTGTGTAGATCCCGCCCATAAGGTGATACGCCAAAAAAAGAGGTCGTTCAATGCAGAGAAGTATGTCGCCATTAACGAGGAAGTGGAGAGGTTATTAGCTGCCAGGTTCATTAAGGAAGCTCATTCCCAGAGTAGTTATCTAATGTAGTGTTGGGGAAAAAGGTGAAtgggaagtggagaatgtgtgtggaCTTCCCGGACGTGAATAAAGCTTGCCTAAATGATAGTTTTCATTTACCACACATCGACATTATTGCGGACATAATGGTTGGACATTGCATTCTGAGCTTCATGGACGCCTACTTTGGTTACAATCAGATAAGAATGCATGCAGCGGATGAAGAGAAAACATTGTTTATAATGGATCGAGGGTTGTATTGCTACCAAGTTATGCCATTTAGACTGAAAAATGCGAGGGCAACCTACCAAAGGTTGGTTAATCGCATGTTCAATGAGCAAATTGGGAAGTCCATGAAGGTATATGTGGACAACTTGTTAGTAAAAAGTAAGGAACCCACAAGACACCTTGACAACCTACAAGAGGCATTTGGGATCTTACGCTGTTACAAAATGAGATTGAACCCTGCAAAAGGTGCTTTCGGAATTGAATCAGGAAAGTTCTTGAGATTCATCGTATCTGAAAAGAGGAATTGAAGCCTCTCCAGATAAGATAGGAGCCATACTCAACATGAAGCTGCCAAGAAATCTGAACGAAACTTAGCGGTTGGCAGGTAGGGTAGCCGCCTTGAGTAGATTCATAGCTAGGTCGATAGATAAATGCCTTCCTTTTTTTCGAGTATTACGCAAGGCGCATCCCTGGAACGAAGAGTTTGATGAGGCTTTTGAAAAATTGAAGCAGCACTTGGGCCAGCCCACCACTCCTGAAGCAACCAGAGAATGGTAATGAGGTTTGTGTATACTTAGCAGTTTTTCCACATGCAATGTCTGTCATCCTGGTTAAAGAGGAAAGAGCCGCCCAACATCCTGTGTGTTACATAAGTTGGGCTCTCAAAGGAGTAGAAGTAAGGTATGCTTGGGTCAAGATGTTAGCCTTCACCTTGGTAACAGCGGCAAGAAGACTCCACCCATACTTTCAAGCCCACACGATAAAGGTGCTCACAGAGAGCTTGTTGGCAAAAACTTTGAGAAAACCTGACATCTTAGGAAGGCGGGTAGGATGTTTGATTGAATTGAGTGAATTCGATTTAGAGTATATACTGAAAAGGGTGGTAAAGGGTCAATCACTGACAGAATTTGTGGCAAAGCTTTCAAGTTTTCCCCAAGAATACACGATGGCTCCAATGGGAAAGCCATGGGTACTCTTCATAGATGGCTCATCCTACCGGGTGGGCGGAGGTCTAGGGATTCATTTACTAAGCCCAAATGGTAAAGAACGACACTACATGACGGCGTTGGCATTTAAGGTAACCAACAATGAAGCCAAATATGAAGCACTCATGGCAGGGCTCTCTATAGCTGCTAAGATAGGGGCAACTGAGATAGAGGCAAAGTTAGACTCATAGGTAGTCGTGaatcaagtgttgggattatACGCTACAAAAagggagaaattgaagaagtaTTTAGCACGAATTTGGGAGACATGCGATCTCTtctcatattttaatataaccCAAATACCAAGGATGGATAATGAAGTGGCTGACAAATTGGTGCGCACGACGTCAAGAATGGAGGAGGCACCTCTCCCATGGCAAGTGGAAAGAAGAGTTGTTGAGATCCTAGCTATTGGAAGAGAAGTAGGCGTCTTGGGCTCCAATATCCCAGATTGGGCGAATAGTGTGGTCCAGTACCTAGATGAAGGGAAGTTACCAAAGAAGAAGGAGGAAGCAAGGAGGGTAAGGAGAAAAACGACAAGGTTCATGCTCTTTGATGTAATCCTTTATAAAAGGGGATTTTCAACCCCATTGTTGCGGTGTATTTACCCACAAGAAGCGCGGTATGTCTGGTGGAAAAACTTTAGCCAAGAAGGTAGTAAGAGCATGATACTACTGGCCAAACACGTTAAGAGATGCTCGGGAATTCACTAAAAAGTGTGTCAAGTGCCAGATGTATGCCCCGGTACCACACACCCCTCTAGAGGGATTAATGTCCATGACAGCACCATGGCCCTTCGCGTAATGGGGCATCAATCTGGTTAGACCGTTTCCAATAGGGAGAGGCGAAGTAAAGTTCATGGTGGTCGCTGTTTATTATTTCACGAAATAGGCGGAGGTCGAGCCACTTGCAAGTGTGACAAGGTTTTTGTGAAAAAACGTGGTCTGTAGGTTTGGGATTTCATGAAGGATAGTGTCAGATAATGGGTGCCAATTTGACTTTGACCATTACAGAAAATGGTGTGCGGAGTTGAACATTAAGGTAAAGTACTCCTCATCGGGCCACCCTCAAGCAAACGGGTAGGTAGAGGTAACAAACAAGACATTACTCTCAATTCTAAAAAAGAGGGTCACGGAGAAAAACGGAGAATGGGTGGACGAACTGCCAAAAGTACTTTGGGTGTACAAGACATCAGCAAAAATTCCAACATGGGAGTCCTCGTTCACATTGGCGTATGGGTGCGAGGTGGTTCCCCCAGTTGAGGTAGGACTCCTAAGTTATTGAACGAGCCACTTCTCAGCAGCccaaaatgataagaaaatagagaagtaCCTCGATTTAGtagaggaagaaagagaaatagcAAAAGCCAAAATCCTGCAGGAAAAAGCTAAGGCCAGACAATACTTCAACAAAAGGGTACAACCCAGGACTTTTAATGTAGGAGAtttggttttgaagaaaagtGGAGTAACGACCCAAGATGAAGGGAAGATGGGACCCCGATGGGAAGGACCTGACTTGGTAATTGCAAATAACAGACTTGGTTCGTATCATTTGAAAGATAGCCAGGGGAAGGACCTGCCACACTCATGGAATGCAGAGCACTTAAGGAAATTTTATCAGTAATATTTGCAATGATTCTGTTTACTTTCATTTCATGTCTTTTTACTGATATTATTACATTTATTTATCCATGTTTTCAGTAGTATTTGCATCTATTTGTTGCAAAATCCagttatgctttgttttattGGTAGTTTCTTGGTAAAAGTAACTTACACACAAGGACACATTTGTACAAAATTAAGCGAACGTGCTACACAAAAAGGGAGCGGAGGTCACTAGATCACGTCACCAttaaacacctatgacaagccttagtagcttgtggtgccaCAAAAAAAGGGCGCGGAGGTCATTAGACCACGCTACCCTTAAACACCTATAACAAGCCTTAGTAGCTTGCGGTACTATGAAAAAAGGGCACGTAGGTCACCAAAtcacgccacccttaaacacctgaGACAAGTCTTACTAGCTTGAGGTACCATGAAAAAAGGGCCGAAGGTCACCAGAtttgccacccttaaacacctatgacaagcTTTAGTAGCTTGTGGTGCTGTGAAAAAAGGGCACGTAGGTTACtagaccacgccacccttaaaTACCTATGACAAGCCTTAGTAGCTTGCGATGCCACAAAAAAATGGGGCAGAGGTTACCAGACCATGCAACTCTTAAACACCTATAACAAGCCTTAGTAGCTTGCGGTGCCACAAGAAAAGTGCACAGAGGTCACcagaccacgccacccttaGTCTATGACAAGTCTTAGTAGCTTGCAGTGCCACGAAAAAAAGGGCGCAAGGGTCATCAGACCATGCCACCCTTAAAACACCTATGGCAAGCCTTAGTAGTttatggtgccatgaaaaaggggTGTGGTGATCATTAGACTCACAAAGTAAAAAATCAAAAGCGAGTGGATCAAAATAACACAAGGGGCTGAGAATACATAGTagaaaaattaatgtaattgtCATCAAGGTTTATTATGGTTACTGGTACAAATTTTGTAGACAGTACAAAAATATAATGAAttagggtaaaaaaaaaaaagggccacATGGAGAAAGCTAGGGGGCAGGTGTCGACAGTGGAGGCCTGCCTATAAAGGCATCGGGCATCTCCTCTAGCTCGAAAGCGTCGACATGGCATCGACGAGCAGCTTCAGCAACAAACAAGCCCCAATCTAAATTCTAGAGGTCTGTACCAAGGTCGGTCAGAAGGCGGGACCTTAGCCTTTGGATGCCAACACCATAACCATAAGCGAAGGCACAATCCTTGGTAACATGGGCTAAGACTAGTTGGTCGCGTAGATGGTCAATCTAGGCAGTAGCTAGTTCCTCCCTCTTCTCAGTCAACTGCCGGTCCTTAGCAAGGAAAGCCAGGTTGGACTTCCTAAGCTCCTCGTCTGAATCCTTGGCTGTCCTTGTATTGCTGATGGTGCCTCTGGAGTTCTTCCAAGGCCCCCTGATCCTCCAAAAGATCAAGAGCGGCTCAATGGTCTTCTCCACAACAACCCCAGCTCTTGAGCTAGCCCCTTGTTGCGTTGTTGTGAGCAGTCCAACTCATTGGGGGTTAAATCCAACTCCTCGTTACGGGCGAGCATCTCAGAGTTAAGGTGGGTGAGGTCTATTCAAAGCCTCTTTGAACGTCAGCAAGTTGGGATTTGGAAGAATCCTTCATGACTAAAGAAGCCTTAAGGTGAAGTCATCTTTAGCCTTCACCTCTTAGGCACGACAAACAGTGTCGTGAAGCTCAAGGAGTTCACTCTCTAGAATCCCTAGGTCGCCGTGCAAGGAGTGGGAGTAGCCTTCTGACTACTCTAGCAGTTCCTTCAACTCTTTTTGCTTCTCCACCAGAGCCTCCAACTTTGACCGGTCCGCCCGCCATTTCTTGAAAGCAAGCTTGGTGACATAGCACGGCTTTTGCCGCTCTTTGGCCTCCTCTGACAGGCTTGGTCTGCCAAGATCCACGCTGCTAAACCATTAATGCCCTgtgaaagtaaaaaaaaaagaaagtgcgCTCAAGTAAGAAACTGCATGTGAACTTGGAAAGAGAAAGAACATGTCAATTATTGATAATATCTCAGAAAGCCAATCCTTCAAGCGGCTGGCCATTTGGGTGGTGGCTTTAGCTTGGGCGTtggtagaggaagaagaggtTCCACCAATAGCCTCCCCGTTGAAGATCTATTTGGGGTTAGGAGCATCCCCATGCAGAAAAGTCTGGCTGATCTTTAGCATTAAGTCCGCCATCCCTTCTAGGGGACTCCTGAAGCTTGCAAGTGGGAGGAAGGTCCTAGTGTAGGACAAGTTAGCCTCAAGTAGGTGGGTGTCTTCTACCAATGCACCACCCAATACCTCAAGAAGGAGGGGTTCAGTATCTCCACCAAAAGATTGGGTGAAGGGAGGAGGAAGTGAGAGGCACACACCGCTGCCAGGCAATGAGGGAGTAGTATTCCAAGAGACAGTGGTTGGCGGGGTCTCTGGGAGAGGTGAGTTGGTATCCATCTCATCGCCCCTATCTTCATGACGAGGTGGCGAGCCCCCAATCACGCAACTCAAGTCTCCTGTCTGGGCAGGAGCTCTATCTGCCCCTTCAGCAGGCGAAGTATTCACTATCCCTTTGTGAACGCTCTCAGGTGGGAAAGTGGCATGATTTCCCACCACAGGCAAGCGAATCTCCTCGCCCTCATCAAAAGTCAAATTAAGGGCGACCGTGACTTCAAAGTCCAACTCGCCCTTTGCCACCAAGTTGTTGAAGATAGAAAATTCAAAGATGGGGCTGGACACCAGGGTGCACTTCTGTTGGGGGGTCAAGTTCGAAGGTGGTGGCTAGATTTGAGAGAGCCAAATCTGCCAAGCCCTCAGCATCTCCGAGTTTGGGAGAATGTAGCCATGTAGAAGACCCGTTCGACATGGGAAGTTGGGAAGAGGCTGGCGGGGTAAAAGCCTGGGAATGGTCACTCTCTGGAGGCACCAGAGTTTTCTTTTGCTTGGGTGTGGGAGGAGAGGTGTCTTCTGCATGGACCCTTTTCTTCTTtccccttctcttttctttcttttcctttttctccttctgttcttcttgcttttcttctcattcttctttttgcctttttcttcttcaggCGGCTTATTCTTCTCATTCTTCTCCTGCATGGCTTGGCTGCCTTTTGTACTTTTCTCTAAAGGCTTGCCAAGATAGGGAGGAGGAATTGTTGCAAAAATCATGAACGAGTGCCCCTAAACGTGAGAGCGGTCGAGGACATCACAATAGCATTAAGCACTAACAGGTGGGACAATGCTATTAATGAGACTTTCATAGTCTTAATTCCAAAAGCAAAAGATcgtaaaaatgttatacaattTCATCCTTTCAGCTTGTGTAATGTTTTATACAAAGTCATGGCAAAAGTGTTAGCAATAGATTTAAGAGGTTACTGCCTAACATTATTTCTCCAACACAAAGTGGTTTTGCTCAAGGGAGGCTTATACCAGACAACATCATTGTAGCTTTTGAAGCCATGCACACTATGCAATGTAAAATGAAAGGAAAGCAGGGCTATTTGGCTCTTAAAGTGGACATAagcaaagcctatgataggCTAGAGTGGAGCTTTATTGAAAAGGTGATGGAGAAATTGGGTTCATAGAAGATGGATAGACCTTATAATGAAGTGTATAACTTCAGTTATGTATTTAATTCTAATTGATGGAATACCTCAGCCTAGCATTTATCCAACTCGAGGCATAAGGTAGGGTGACGTCACCATACTTATTGATACTATGCTCAGCAGCCTTTAGTCAAATGCTAAACAAGGCAATAACTGAAAAGCAGATTACAACTCTCCCACTAGCAAGAGATCAAATTCATTTAAATCATATGTTTTTTGCATAGGATTGTCTACTCTTTTGTAAAGCCTCATCAATAGAATGGAGCAAGCTGATTCAACTTTTAGGGCTCTATGAATATGCTTTTGGTAAGAAATTAAACAAAGGTAAGCCATCTCTCTTTTTTAGCAAGAATACTCAAAGCTCAACAAAGGAAAGCATCACCTGTGTAGCAGGAGTCAGATTACTAATTCTTGTGAAAAATATCTGGGACTTCCTAATCTAATTGGTAAATCAAGGAACAAAGGTTTTAGAGAAATCTTGGACAAAGTCAAAGCAAAAACGAGTAATTGGTAATTGAAATTGCTATCTCAGGCAGGTAaggaagttttaattaaatcagTGCTTTAAGCCATACCAACTTATGCAGTAGGAGTATTCAAATTTCCGAAAGGTTTGTTGCAACAACTAAACAGACTACTGGTAGGATACTGGTGGGGACAAACCAATCAAGAGAGGAAGATAAGTTGGCTAAGTTGGTCTCAAATGGGAAAGGCAAAAAATGTAGGGGGATTAGGATTTCATGAATTTGAAAACTTTAACCTTGCACTGCTTGCAAAACAAGGTTGGAGGATTCTTAAATTTCCTAATTCCCTAGTTTCTAAAGTTTTGAAATCAAAATACTTTCCTAACTCTGATTTTTTGAAGGCTAAATTGGGCAATACTCTTTCATTTATATGGATGAGCATCTTATCTACTAGAGAATTAATGCAACAAGGTTTGATATGGAGAATTGGTAATGGTTCATCAGTGAGAATTTGGTTAGATCCTTGGCAGCTTCCTCAACCTATTCTGTTTAAGCCTCAAAGTGGAATGAATTATGTTGACATAATTCATGATGATGCAAAAGTGGAAACTCTTATTTAGGAGGATATTAGAGAGTGAAATGTCCCTTTAATTAAAAATGTCTTTGATAGCCAAGAAGCTGATTTAATTATCCAAATTCATATAAGTCAGTGCAAACAACAAGACCAATTAATGTGGAGAGGCATTGCACATGGTGAATTTATAGTGAGGAGTGCATATCATCTCCAAGGGGACTTGCAAGCTAGACAACAGGCTGAAACCTCTTGTAAAATACTTCAAAGAGAGGATTGGACCAAACTATGGAAGCTTCCTATACCACCAACTTCAAAGAATTTTTTGTGGAAAACATGCAGGAATATCTCACCAACTAGAGATAATTTGTGTAAAAAGAAAGTTTTGGAAGATGGATTATGTCCAATGTGTCATCAACAACCAAAAACAGTAGAACATATTTTGTGGGACTGTGTATCAGCTTCTGATGGATGGAGTGCCTCATTAAGGAAATTACAGGAGTCAAATAGCACTAATTAACTTCAAGCAGATCATGCAGACCATGCAGCATAAGCTTGACAGGGACGAAATGGTGGAATTCTCATTGATTCTGTAGAACTTATGGTGGAGAAGAAAGAACTGGTTTTTAGGAACATTTTCATACAATCTAGCCAAGTGATACACAGAGTGAATCAAATGAGGATTGATTTGGAAGCTGCAAGTTTCAGAGATAACAATCATAGCACAACTATCACTAACAGAACAATATGGGAATGTCCTCCACAAGGTTTTTgtaagataaattgagatgtTGTAGTTGACTCAAACTCGTGTAAAATAGGTATAGGAGCAGCTGTTAGAGATGACCAAGGGAACACGTGCAACTGTCAACGTGCAACTTGTGCACAAAACAGATGCCATGCCACCGTCCACACCCATTATTGTCTCAGAAATGCCCTCCCTGTAACATCATATACCGATCTTGTCCCCTATCAGAATGAGTCACCTGACCCAATTtgctacttttattactatcaTTTGAATAATGCTACCTGTTTCAACAAATGGATCCCACAGTTtccacatttatttatttatttagtgattaaaaaaatatttttaaataatattgtgattcttttttaaatgtgtaagggtataaaaaaataaataaaaaaattaaataacctTATCAAAATTTATTCTCAGACTACTTTTTCGGTGGGCGTATCACTActcttattatttttgtatgagCTACCCAAATTGCTAAAATGTTAAAAGACAGtctacataataataaaaagtccTCTCAATTAAAaaccattattttcttttcctaagTATGAAATAATGTctcttatatatacatgtatttcttcaatatttgaaaaattttaaaaaattttcacgATTAATTATCTTAAATGATGgttgatatattaattttttttaaagttataataaatttcacaacaaatAGCGAACCAAACACACTTACTTGTGGAAAACAAAACTCTCGTATCTAAAAACTTTCAcaatatctaatttttaagaaaaattttattcatcatctttataccataaattactcataatttttttatatttttttcataataaataaatagtgtagGGATGCTGAGTATACTATTCaattaatttagtaaaaattaaataaaaataaaaaataaaaaataaataaaaataaatataatatacagtGTGTAAAATGATAGTATAGAAACTTAATTTTTAATCGTGACAACTAAAATCTTTCAACTATACGTTGTACTTGTACCGTAAAATTATGGAACTTGGGGAAAGAGGGCAATTTGGTCTTTCAAAATCATGAATTAAAGACAGCGCTACGAGCAGAGGATCTAGCCTGGGTTCGCTCATTCGGTCATTCCACACCTGGAGacatcttgtatttatttaacaCGGAAGCTAAGCTGAATTCCCTAAAATACCCTTCATTTCTTTTAACATTTACTCAGGATTTCAAGAGCAAGGCTCTGTAATTTCATTCAACGATATGAGCAGTTGAGCAACTTCATTCCAGGAATACCTATTTATTGTTTGGCC
This genomic interval from Carya illinoinensis cultivar Pawnee chromosome 10, C.illinoinensisPawnee_v1, whole genome shotgun sequence contains the following:
- the LOC122278664 gene encoding uncharacterized protein LOC122278664, with the translated sequence MVVSFGEEDREGVLYPHDDALVVTLVIANYTSRWVLIDNGSSADILFWEAFIKMDISANKLRPSPTPVKGFSGDTIQPDGGIIVPVTARTGALTATTMTDFLIVKTLSSYNAILGRLTLNHLKAVTSTYYLKMKFPTDSGVVELRVPPKDREALKQLLIEHMDVFAWSHEDMLGIDNNIIEHRLCVDPAHKVIRQKKRSFNAEKYVAINEEVERLLAARFIKEAHSQSSYLM